One segment of Streptomyces sp. NBC_00576 DNA contains the following:
- a CDS encoding lysophospholipid acyltransferase family protein, with the protein MKVSVGIPLKVAFRPWVEGLENVPADGPAILASNHLSFSDSFFLPAVLDRKVTFIAKAEYFTTPGLKGRMTAAFFKGVGQLPVDRSGARGAGEAAIRSGVEVIERGELFGIYPEGTRSPDGRLYRGKPGGLARVALATGAPVIPVAMIDTEKIQPPGKVMPKLMRPGIRIGKPLDFSRYQGMEHDRFVLRALTDEVMYEIMKLSGQEYVDIYASAAKRQIAEAAKAEKQAEKQAQKALEKERSGTK; encoded by the coding sequence ATGAAGGTTTCCGTCGGGATACCGCTGAAGGTCGCCTTCAGGCCCTGGGTGGAAGGCCTGGAGAACGTTCCGGCCGACGGCCCGGCGATCCTGGCGAGCAACCACCTGTCGTTCTCCGACTCCTTCTTCCTCCCCGCGGTCCTCGACCGCAAGGTCACCTTCATCGCGAAGGCCGAGTACTTCACGACGCCCGGGCTCAAGGGCCGGATGACCGCCGCCTTCTTCAAGGGCGTCGGCCAGCTCCCGGTGGACCGCTCCGGGGCGCGCGGTGCGGGCGAGGCCGCGATCAGGAGCGGTGTCGAAGTCATCGAGCGCGGTGAGCTGTTCGGCATCTATCCGGAGGGCACGCGCTCGCCCGACGGCCGCCTCTACCGGGGCAAGCCCGGCGGCCTCGCGCGCGTGGCACTCGCCACCGGGGCACCGGTCATTCCGGTCGCGATGATCGACACCGAGAAGATCCAGCCGCCCGGCAAGGTGATGCCCAAGCTGATGCGCCCGGGCATCCGCATCGGCAAGCCGCTCGACTTCAGCCGGTACCAGGGCATGGAACACGACCGTTTCGTGCTCCGGGCCCTGACCGACGAGGTCATGTACGAAATCATGAAGCTCTCCGGCCAGGAGTACGTCGACATCTACGCGTCGGCCGCCAAGCGGCAGATCGCGGAAGCGGCGAAGGCCGAGAAACAAGCGGAGAAGCAGGCGCAGAAGGCTCTGGAGAAGGAACGGTCGGGCACCAAGTAG